Proteins encoded together in one Rubripirellula reticaptiva window:
- the rplL gene encoding 50S ribosomal protein L7/L12: MSEETAVVEYSAETKSMGDKIAELTLKQAKELSDYLKDAYGIEPASGGGGVMMVAGDGEGAAAAAEQTEFDVVLTGFGDKKLNVVKVVKNLTGASLMEAKKMVEGVPAKLKEGVSKEDADKIKAEIEEAGGSVELK, from the coding sequence ATGTCAGAAGAAACCGCCGTCGTCGAGTACAGCGCAGAAACCAAGTCCATGGGCGACAAGATCGCCGAATTGACCCTGAAGCAAGCCAAAGAGCTTAGCGACTACCTAAAAGATGCGTATGGCATCGAACCGGCTTCGGGCGGTGGTGGCGTGATGATGGTTGCTGGCGATGGCGAAGGTGCCGCCGCTGCAGCCGAACAAACCGAATTCGACGTCGTCCTGACCGGATTCGGCGACAAGAAGCTGAACGTTGTCAAGGTTGTTAAGAACCTGACCGGCGCTTCGCTGATGGAAGCCAAGAAGATGGTCGAAGGCGTTCCTGCGAAGCTCAAAGAAGGCGTTTCGAAAGAAGACGCCGACAAAATCAAGGCCGAAATCGAAGAAGCTGGTGGTTCGGTCGAACTCAAGTAG
- a CDS encoding group I truncated hemoglobin — MSETSEILFQRMGGATGVAEIVETMYSHVLADQELAPFFEGVSMERLRSMQYHFLASALDGPANYTGAELNAIHHGRGITAVHFAKFCGHFATAMESHGVSKRDVDDALGRLATFRDKVTGDANVDG, encoded by the coding sequence ATGTCTGAAACCTCAGAAATTCTATTTCAACGGATGGGAGGCGCCACGGGCGTCGCTGAAATCGTTGAAACGATGTACAGCCACGTGCTGGCTGACCAAGAACTTGCGCCCTTCTTTGAGGGCGTTTCGATGGAACGGCTGCGCAGCATGCAGTACCATTTCTTGGCATCGGCTCTGGATGGCCCCGCCAACTATACCGGTGCCGAACTCAACGCGATCCACCATGGGCGTGGAATCACTGCAGTTCACTTTGCAAAGTTTTGCGGACACTTTGCCACCGCTATGGAATCGCACGGCGTTTCGAAACGCGACGTTGACGATGCACTTGGGCGACTGGCAACCTTCCGAGACAAAGTGACCGGTGATGCAAACGTTGATGGATAG
- a CDS encoding lecithin retinol acyltransferase family protein: MARGDHFFVWRRQFGLARFQHHGIDLGDGSAVHFTDGGLGVAGPTGNATHFQIKRTDLDVVTRCGRDVLHYVDYRDRLHVDETVERAIRRIGTRDYHLLFHNCEHFAVWCITDRHESRQVSVAFDRASSVGIKAIAAASVHVASRIGAKRIIRGASPWMLIADAAQWATEAGGHHVGLRNTKQRKQASRAVGATTALSIGALGGPVGIAVAGGLWCAGEVAGELSQAAYENVRSRRPKSGPNPNPGPDSDPDAL; the protein is encoded by the coding sequence TTGGCTCGTGGTGACCATTTTTTCGTTTGGCGACGACAGTTCGGGCTGGCTAGGTTCCAGCACCACGGCATCGATCTGGGTGATGGTAGTGCGGTACATTTCACCGACGGTGGCCTAGGCGTTGCAGGGCCGACTGGCAACGCGACCCACTTTCAGATCAAGCGAACGGACTTGGATGTCGTCACGCGTTGCGGTCGTGATGTCTTGCACTACGTCGATTATCGAGATCGCTTGCATGTTGACGAAACCGTTGAGCGAGCGATCCGACGCATCGGCACCCGCGACTACCATTTGCTCTTTCATAACTGCGAGCACTTCGCGGTTTGGTGTATCACCGACCGGCATGAAAGTCGCCAGGTTTCGGTCGCATTTGATCGAGCCAGTTCAGTCGGCATCAAAGCGATCGCAGCGGCGTCAGTTCATGTCGCGTCGCGAATCGGTGCCAAGCGAATCATCCGCGGCGCAAGTCCTTGGATGTTGATCGCTGATGCCGCGCAGTGGGCGACGGAAGCCGGCGGGCATCACGTTGGGTTGCGAAACACGAAGCAGCGCAAACAAGCTAGTCGCGCCGTTGGAGCAACGACCGCCTTGTCGATCGGTGCTCTTGGTGGACCCGTTGGCATCGCCGTTGCCGGTGGATTGTGGTGCGCCGGCGAGGTTGCTGGTGAGCTGTCTCAGGCTGCTTACGAGAACGTAAGAAGTCGCCGGCCAAAGTCTGGCCCAAACCCAAACCCTGGCCCAGACTCTGATCCGGACGCGCTGTAG
- the rplA gene encoding 50S ribosomal protein L1: MGKKSKRYRASLEKQPKNALPLSDAVEALKKYDSTKFDQTVEVHMRLGVDPNQADQIIRGSLVLPNGIGKTQRVVVFAKGDAAQAALDAGADEVGQDDLAKKIKEGWTDFDVCIAAPDMMGLVGPLGRVLGPRGLMPSPRAGTVTPDVAKVVGEYKAGKVEFRNDKGGNVHAMVGKMSFDAPKLVENIKAFTNFIEGLKPQSVKGTYVRGVAICATMSPSVRVTN; encoded by the coding sequence ATGGGTAAGAAATCAAAGCGTTATCGCGCTTCGCTTGAAAAGCAACCAAAGAATGCTCTGCCGCTGAGTGATGCGGTAGAAGCGTTGAAGAAATACGACTCGACCAAATTTGATCAAACGGTCGAAGTTCACATGCGTTTGGGCGTCGACCCGAACCAAGCTGACCAAATCATTCGCGGATCGTTGGTTCTTCCCAACGGTATCGGCAAGACTCAACGAGTCGTCGTGTTCGCGAAAGGCGACGCCGCCCAAGCCGCGCTCGATGCCGGTGCGGACGAAGTTGGCCAAGACGATTTGGCGAAAAAAATCAAAGAAGGCTGGACCGACTTCGACGTCTGTATCGCTGCACCCGACATGATGGGTTTGGTTGGACCACTCGGACGTGTTCTGGGTCCTCGAGGTTTGATGCCCAGCCCACGAGCCGGCACCGTGACGCCCGACGTCGCCAAAGTCGTCGGTGAGTACAAGGCTGGTAAAGTTGAATTCCGAAACGACAAGGGCGGCAACGTCCATGCGATGGTCGGAAAGATGAGCTTCGACGCACCGAAGCTTGTCGAAAACATCAAAGCCTTCACGAACTTTATCGAGGGCCTGAAGCCACAGTCGGTCAAAGGGACTTACGTTCGAGGCGTTGCGATTTGTGCAACGATGAGCCCCAGCGTACGAGTGACCAATTAA
- the nqrF gene encoding NADH:ubiquinone reductase (Na(+)-transporting) subunit F produces MTTILLGVAMFTVVVIALVFLILAAKSQLVASGPVKILINNQKTVEIPAGGKLLGALADAGIFVSSACGGGGTCAQCKVKVTDGGGDILETEKGHINKKEAAEGERLSCQVAVKSDMVVEVPPEAFETKKWKCKVRSNHNVATFIKEFVLELPEGEEVDFKAGGYIQIECPPHEVHYKNFDIEERFHGDWDKFDIWRYVSKVEEPVIRAYSMANYPGEKGIIMLNIRVASPPPRMPDVPPGQMSSWIFSLKPGDEATISGPYGEFFIKDTDAEMVYIGGGAGMAPLRSHIFELFKRGKTDRKVSYWYGGRSARELFYVDQFREIEKDFPNFKFNIALSEPAPEDNWDGYVGFIHQVLLENYLSKHAAPEDIEYYICGPPMMNQAVFRMLDDLGVEPENIAYDDFGG; encoded by the coding sequence ATGACTACCATTCTTCTTGGCGTCGCAATGTTCACCGTCGTGGTGATCGCGCTCGTCTTTTTGATTTTGGCGGCCAAGAGCCAGTTGGTGGCTTCGGGGCCAGTCAAAATTTTGATCAATAACCAGAAAACGGTCGAGATTCCTGCCGGCGGAAAACTGCTTGGTGCGTTGGCCGATGCCGGTATCTTTGTCAGCAGTGCCTGTGGTGGTGGTGGGACATGCGCCCAGTGCAAGGTGAAGGTCACCGACGGCGGTGGCGACATCCTAGAAACCGAAAAGGGCCACATCAATAAAAAAGAAGCCGCCGAGGGTGAACGCCTAAGCTGCCAGGTCGCAGTCAAATCTGACATGGTCGTGGAAGTTCCCCCAGAGGCTTTCGAAACGAAGAAGTGGAAGTGCAAGGTCCGCAGCAACCACAACGTTGCGACTTTCATCAAGGAGTTCGTCCTGGAACTGCCCGAAGGCGAAGAGGTCGACTTCAAGGCCGGTGGGTACATCCAAATTGAATGTCCCCCCCACGAAGTTCACTACAAGAATTTCGATATCGAAGAACGATTCCACGGTGACTGGGACAAGTTTGACATTTGGCGATATGTCTCGAAGGTTGAAGAGCCCGTAATTCGTGCCTACTCGATGGCAAACTATCCGGGCGAAAAAGGCATTATCATGCTGAACATTCGCGTAGCCTCGCCGCCACCGCGAATGCCGGATGTTCCACCGGGACAAATGAGTAGCTGGATCTTCAGCTTGAAGCCGGGCGATGAAGCGACCATCAGTGGTCCTTACGGTGAGTTCTTCATCAAGGACACCGACGCTGAGATGGTTTACATCGGTGGTGGTGCCGGTATGGCCCCGCTGAGAAGTCATATCTTTGAACTGTTTAAGCGTGGTAAGACCGATCGCAAGGTTTCGTACTGGTATGGTGGTCGAAGTGCTCGAGAACTGTTCTATGTCGATCAATTCCGCGAAATTGAGAAGGACTTCCCAAACTTCAAGTTCAACATTGCGTTGTCAGAACCTGCTCCGGAAGACAACTGGGATGGCTACGTCGGTTTCATTCACCAAGTGCTGCTAGAAAACTATCTGTCCAAGCATGCAGCGCCTGAAGACATCGAGTACTACATCTGTGGTCCGCCAATGATGAACCAAGCGGTCTTCCGCATGCTCGACGATCTTGGCGTAGAGCCCGAGAACATCGCGTACGACGACTTCGGCGGCTAA
- the proC gene encoding pyrroline-5-carboxylate reductase, whose translation MNQPIKLTVVGGGQMGRALICGMMAAKTVTAESLRLVNSSAISGQWWSENHPEVVISDLETAVQASDVVLLAVKPHAIAGVAKQPLSGCWDGKLVLSVAAGVGLESLCKGINHRRVVRVMPNTPSLVGAGASGFCCAEDVTEQDRATVEQLLGAVGIAIQVTESQMDAVTGVSGSGPAYVCLMVEALADGGVLAGLPRPIAMQLATQTVFGTAKMIAETGRHPGELKDSVASPGGTTIAALASLEHNGFRGAVIDAVAASARRSRELGSSK comes from the coding sequence ATGAATCAACCAATCAAGTTAACCGTTGTTGGTGGCGGCCAAATGGGCCGTGCTCTTATTTGCGGGATGATGGCGGCGAAGACGGTAACCGCGGAAAGCCTGCGTTTGGTCAATTCCAGCGCGATCAGCGGTCAGTGGTGGAGCGAAAATCACCCTGAGGTCGTCATTTCAGACCTGGAAACTGCGGTCCAGGCTAGCGATGTGGTGCTTTTGGCCGTCAAACCTCACGCCATTGCCGGAGTCGCCAAACAGCCACTGAGTGGTTGTTGGGACGGCAAGCTGGTCCTATCGGTCGCTGCCGGGGTTGGGCTTGAATCCCTTTGTAAAGGAATCAATCATCGACGAGTCGTGCGGGTCATGCCGAACACGCCATCTCTGGTCGGTGCCGGAGCCAGTGGTTTTTGCTGTGCCGAGGACGTGACCGAGCAGGATCGGGCCACTGTCGAGCAGTTGTTGGGAGCCGTTGGGATCGCGATCCAGGTGACGGAGTCGCAAATGGATGCGGTCACGGGCGTTAGCGGATCGGGGCCAGCCTATGTTTGCTTGATGGTCGAAGCGCTGGCCGATGGTGGTGTTTTGGCCGGATTACCACGGCCAATTGCCATGCAACTAGCGACTCAAACAGTGTTTGGAACCGCAAAAATGATTGCCGAAACGGGGCGTCACCCAGGCGAGTTGAAGGATTCGGTCGCAAGCCCCGGGGGAACGACCATTGCCGCCCTGGCGTCTCTGGAACACAATGGGTTTCGCGGTGCAGTGATCGACGCAGTCGCGGCGTCGGCTCGTCGCAGTCGCGAGCTGGGCAGTTCAAAGTAG
- a CDS encoding FAD:protein FMN transferase, with protein sequence MTRFRGLLILAFVGLLACNPCLSGGAAAADGELLEFFGETMGTTYSVKVFQPPESLRVDNLRIDVDGVLRNVNDQMSTYLKSSEISQFNESNSTDWFAVSPEFASVVETALEVSVKTDGAFDVTVGPLVNAWNFGVGPRTSVAPSAETIAKIQDSIGYQKLAVRMDPPAIRKSVPSLKIDLSAIAKGHGVDRVVKFLNEQGLLNIFVEIGGEVRVSGSKSGKPWKVGIQMPDATTNQWTIAHAFGTGGTDHAMATSGDYRNFFEADGKRYSHTIDPRTGYPVDHALASVSILADRCVDADAWATAINAMGPAEGLAIAQTEDLDALLISRSSDGFTKSGTGELAQYVATNTTGEKMETTLSANGSPWVIVAITTIAFATILFSMAIGVIFGRKAISGSCGGIANKTNPDGSTSCGLCSNPADACKELRDRMQNQTGENA encoded by the coding sequence ATGACCCGCTTTCGTGGTCTGCTGATTCTTGCTTTCGTCGGTCTGCTTGCTTGCAATCCGTGCCTGTCGGGCGGTGCCGCTGCGGCGGACGGCGAGCTTCTAGAATTTTTTGGCGAGACGATGGGAACGACCTACTCAGTCAAGGTTTTCCAACCGCCAGAGTCGCTCCGGGTCGACAACCTTCGCATCGATGTTGATGGCGTGCTCCGCAACGTCAATGACCAGATGTCGACGTATTTAAAATCATCCGAGATCAGTCAATTCAACGAATCGAACTCGACCGACTGGTTTGCGGTCAGCCCTGAATTCGCATCTGTCGTTGAAACGGCCCTGGAGGTCTCGGTCAAAACCGACGGTGCTTTTGACGTAACGGTTGGACCACTGGTCAATGCCTGGAACTTTGGTGTTGGCCCGCGAACCAGCGTAGCGCCCAGTGCTGAGACGATTGCGAAAATACAAGATTCGATCGGCTACCAAAAGCTAGCTGTCCGCATGGATCCTCCCGCGATTAGGAAGTCGGTGCCGAGCCTGAAAATCGACCTGTCAGCGATCGCCAAGGGGCATGGCGTCGATCGAGTGGTTAAATTCTTAAACGAGCAAGGATTGTTAAATATTTTTGTCGAGATCGGCGGAGAGGTCCGGGTCAGCGGATCAAAATCGGGAAAACCTTGGAAAGTCGGGATCCAAATGCCCGATGCGACTACTAACCAATGGACCATTGCTCACGCGTTTGGCACTGGCGGCACGGACCATGCGATGGCGACCTCGGGAGATTACCGGAACTTCTTTGAAGCGGACGGCAAACGTTACTCACACACAATCGATCCCCGAACCGGTTATCCGGTCGATCATGCCCTAGCTTCGGTGTCTATCTTGGCCGATCGCTGCGTGGACGCGGACGCTTGGGCGACAGCGATCAACGCGATGGGCCCCGCCGAAGGACTAGCGATCGCTCAAACAGAAGACTTGGACGCCCTGCTGATCTCGCGAAGTAGTGATGGATTTACAAAATCAGGAACCGGCGAGCTTGCTCAATACGTCGCAACCAACACAACTGGTGAAAAAATGGAAACAACTCTTTCGGCAAACGGGTCACCTTGGGTGATTGTTGCAATTACCACGATCGCGTTCGCTACGATCTTATTTTCAATGGCTATCGGCGTAATCTTTGGACGCAAAGCCATCAGCGGCTCGTGCGGCGGGATCGCAAACAAGACAAACCCAGACGGCAGCACAAGCTGCGGGCTGTGCAGCAACCCTGCCGACGCCTGCAAAGAGCTTCGCGATCGAATGCAAAACCAAACTGGCGAGAACGCTTAA
- the rplJ gene encoding 50S ribosomal protein L10, protein MSKYVKELVTRDIKRRLVGVEDAVLVSCVGMDANTTNELRGELEQKDIHMLVVKNSLARRASEGTGLANAFEGATGQVGVCWGSTDFVSLVKELVKLDKDKEKYSKFVADSGVMDGEKLDADGLKAVSKWPNRQEQISMLVGQILGPGSQLSGAMLGPGKKLNSQIKKKSEGDE, encoded by the coding sequence ATGAGTAAATACGTCAAAGAACTCGTGACACGCGACATCAAGCGTCGACTCGTTGGAGTCGAAGATGCTGTGCTCGTAAGCTGTGTGGGGATGGACGCCAACACAACCAACGAGCTTCGCGGCGAGTTGGAACAGAAGGACATCCACATGTTGGTTGTCAAAAACTCGCTTGCCCGTCGGGCGAGCGAAGGTACGGGACTCGCAAACGCCTTCGAGGGCGCGACTGGCCAAGTCGGTGTTTGCTGGGGATCGACCGATTTCGTCTCGCTTGTCAAAGAACTTGTCAAACTTGACAAGGACAAAGAGAAGTACAGCAAGTTCGTCGCCGACAGCGGCGTAATGGATGGCGAAAAGCTTGATGCAGATGGCTTAAAAGCCGTCAGCAAATGGCCCAATCGCCAAGAGCAGATCTCGATGCTGGTTGGTCAAATTCTTGGCCCAGGATCGCAGCTCTCCGGTGCAATGCTCGGCCCGGGCAAGAAACTTAACAGCCAGATTAAGAAGAAGAGCGAAGGCGACGAATAG
- a CDS encoding Trm112 family protein — MVDPKLICRLRCPIEGTPLHLASDSLVESVNEAIVAGEKRDRHDQKISSPIDGGLVNQQGNRLYPIRGGIPTLIADEAIDLNG, encoded by the coding sequence ATGGTAGACCCGAAATTGATTTGCCGATTGCGGTGCCCGATCGAAGGCACCCCGTTGCATTTGGCCAGCGATTCGTTGGTCGAAAGCGTCAACGAAGCGATTGTGGCGGGCGAAAAAAGAGATCGCCACGACCAGAAGATTTCTTCGCCAATCGATGGCGGCCTCGTCAACCAGCAGGGAAACCGGCTGTACCCCATCCGCGGCGGCATCCCAACGCTGATCGCCGACGAGGCGATCGATCTGAATGGGTAA
- a CDS encoding uracil-DNA glycosylase family protein codes for MKSTSHGARKKLIAAARKLCKEVDAMSFGDPVTHVYNPLNYAWDAHKAYLSLANDDGSRVVLLGMNPGPWGMAQTGIPFGEIAAAKDWLGIDLPVHRPAHEHPKRPVEGFACSRSEVSGRRLWGLFAERFPTSQDFFRDHFVVNYCPLVFMESSAKNRTPNKLPASERAELDAACDRHLASVLKALHPEIVIGVGAYAEECLKRVLATGCHEAKLGRILHPSPASPAANKDWAGTVTKQLTEAGVWD; via the coding sequence TTGAAATCGACATCACACGGAGCCCGAAAAAAACTGATCGCGGCCGCCCGAAAACTTTGTAAAGAAGTCGACGCGATGTCGTTCGGCGATCCAGTAACCCATGTGTACAACCCGCTGAACTACGCGTGGGACGCTCACAAGGCCTACCTGTCGCTCGCCAACGACGACGGATCACGCGTCGTCTTGCTGGGAATGAACCCAGGCCCGTGGGGAATGGCCCAAACCGGTATTCCGTTTGGCGAAATCGCTGCGGCAAAAGATTGGCTAGGTATCGACTTGCCAGTCCATCGGCCCGCCCACGAACACCCCAAACGTCCGGTTGAAGGTTTCGCATGCAGCCGAAGCGAAGTCAGCGGGCGGCGATTATGGGGCTTGTTTGCCGAGCGTTTCCCAACATCGCAAGACTTTTTTCGCGACCATTTTGTCGTCAACTATTGCCCGCTGGTTTTTATGGAGTCATCGGCAAAAAATCGGACACCGAATAAGCTGCCAGCAAGTGAACGCGCCGAACTTGACGCTGCCTGCGATCGGCACTTGGCATCGGTGCTGAAAGCATTACACCCCGAAATTGTGATCGGCGTCGGCGCGTACGCCGAGGAATGTTTAAAGCGTGTATTGGCCACCGGATGTCACGAAGCGAAGCTAGGCCGAATCTTGCACCCCAGCCCTGCGTCGCCAGCTGCCAATAAGGACTGGGCCGGAACCGTCACCAAACAACTGACCGAAGCTGGCGTGTGGGACTGA